The following is a genomic window from Trachemys scripta elegans isolate TJP31775 chromosome 7, CAS_Tse_1.0, whole genome shotgun sequence.
TCACCTAAATCTTGATTTGGGTACCTGAATTTGCTTCAATGGGAGATGCATGTGCctgcatctctgaaaaatcaagcccctCTTGTTTTCTAAATCTAGATTTAGGTGCTTAGCTTtaggcacccatgtttgaaagttttggcctaACTGTGTGTATAATTTTAGATGAAATAGAGCAAATGATTAAAACAGACCATGCTAGCACTAGCATGCAAATTTTATTGATCAGTGAATATGAAAATACAAACCCTTATGTGACAGAACAATGTTTGTAGCTTTGCCTAAATAAGTTACTTATGCCTTTTTTAAATCTCAAGAGGCATAAGTAATGTTACTGCCTGAAAGTCAAAAGAAGGCTCTTTAAGCTTCGTTTCATTCTGAGAAAAGGACAGGGAGTAATGCATACCTTCTCATAAATATATAACATTTCCTTTAGTGACTTTAAATAGTAACTGATTAGATAAATCAGTTATGATTTAAAGCAGTCACACGTGGAAGGTCCTGTTTCCTTTTGAAATGGCTAGTAGCACCCAGAGTTTGCTGCTGCAAACTAAGCATTTACTGGTTGTATTATTTAAAAGAAGATCCTTGAATATTAATACCATAAGACTCTCTCTAATCAGAGCTCATCGAGCCCTTTACCTGTGCTGTCCACTGGGTAAAATCCACCGGGACTAATGGTCTTGCAGAAATATCAGGCTGTGGGGAAGTGTATCATGGCACCTCTTGAAAAAGGCACTAAAACGGGTGCTAGCACCAGATTAATTAAAGCAGGTGAGATGCATGTCCCTGTCGCTCTGAGATTAGTCAAGGCATGGaactgtttacattttaaaagcatagcAATTTAGCAGTTGTTCGTTTAAGGCAAAACTGTTTCCTGTACCAAAGCAGAACTGGCTCCTTGGCTGCAATCCAAAATGTATTTTGCTCTCAATTTAAGAGTTAAAAATGGTTCAGTGGCTTCAGCTTTTTACATTAGGAGGCGAGGGGAGAAAGTGTGTTCCTTTGTTGCAAATACCTTGCATTGTTTGTGTTTTACAGTCTAATACACTAAAGTATATGTATTGTACATGTAACAATGTATTTTTACAAGCAGATAAGATGCTAGTGTACCTCATGAGCTCAATCAATGTTAAATGTGATAGACTAGAACTCAACAGTAAAGGTGATCTCCAAAGTGAAAACCTTATATCTGTATGTGGACTGCTGTGGAGATTACATTATAAAGCAGAATGAAGACATCCTATTGTCAAATAACTAGCATTGacatttgttaataaacttgcatGCACTACTCTATACTGAAAATttgtaagaaataaaataacatgtttattttggtgtttgtgtgtgtgcagtagTTGGAAAATGCTTTTAAATGTTGGTCTAGAGCCCAATAGGATCTGACAGGGGCAACATTAAGTGTGCAATACCAGGGGACCTTTAATATAGTGCCATTACAGTAATTTTCTTTTGGGGGCATATCAAACTGCTTTAAATTAAGATATGCAGCTTCACACTTATCCCCCATTTCCTCTCAGGTCCTGACTAGTCAAACTAACTTTAATTTTATGTGGAGTGATTCTTCCACTTGACAGCACGTTCAAACCAAACTATATTACTGCGTGTGGGTGATGCTGTCATGCAGCAACATTCAGCAGGACACAGGTGTTGATACAAGTTTGGTGAAAACCGATTGGTGGAGTCTACAGATAGCTCAATCGTTTAGTTTAGGGAATAGATTCAGGGGTGACAGTGGGCCGGTAGTGGCTTGTATAGCCCACATTAAAAAGTGCTGCGGCGGCGCTTTAACGCGGTACCCCTTCCATGTCGGTGACTCTACCGTCAGGGCCGCCgccaggggaggcaaaaggggcaactGCCCCCGGGGCCGACGATATAAAAGGGCACGGGGCTGCCGTGGCCAGAGCCCCGGCcccttttaaatcgctgctggagcccgGCAATGCAGCTGGGCGAGGCTGACCCCTTCcaggggctggagccggccccaTACTGGTAAGAATTTAGTATCACTTTCCCCCTTGAATCGGTTTAATCTTTTAAAACTGGCCTGCTTGACTAAAGTTTGAAAATCCATCCTAACGCTACTTACTTGAGTAAGTAAATATCATTAGTTTCACCCTGGGAGTAGGGAAAAGTAGATTGGGCAGTTAGGCGCATGATGATTTTGCAAGGTTCCCTGTATTTAGTTACCTGCAGTGTAACTTGTTTTCTTTCAATAGTCTCAAatctgtctctgctgctcctcgcctttcacatagaatcacagaacttgaagagacctcaagaggtcatctagtccagtcccctgcactcaaggcaggactaagtattaactagaccatccctgacaggtgtttgttcaacctgctcttaaaaatccccaatgatggagatttcacaacctccctaggcaatttattccagtggttaaccactctgacaggaagtttttcctaatgtccaacctcaactgctcttgctgcaatttaagccctctGCTTCTTATCCTAAACTCAGTGGTTCAGAACaataatttttcaccctcctccttgtaataaccttttatgtacttgaaaactgttctcatgtttctcccatcttctcttctccagactaaacccatttttttcaatctttaatcatttttgttgctcttctctggcctttctccaatttgtccacatctttcctgaaatgtggtgcccagaactggacccaatactccacttgaggcctaatcagcacagcaTAGAGCCGAAGAACTGatagttccttcctaagtggagtactttgcatttgtccttatttacttcagaccatttctccagtttgtccagatcattttgaattttaatcctattctccaaagtgcttgcaacccctcctagcttggtattgttcacaaactttgtaagtgtactctctctgccattatctaaatcgttgatgaagatatttaacagaaccgatccctgtgggactccactcgttatgcctttccagcatgactgtaaaccactgataactactctctgggaatgattttccaactagttatgtgcacccaccttatagtagctccatctaggttgtatttctctagtttgtttatgagaaggtcatgcaagacatatcaaaagccttactaaaggcaagatataccatatctactgcttccctcccccccaagcacaaggcttgttaccctgtcaaagaaagctgtcaggttggtttgacgctatttgttcttgacaaatccatactgttatttatcaccccatcttctaggtgtttgcaaattgattgcctaattatttgctccattatctttccaggtacagaagttaagctgactggtctgtaattccctgggttgtccttatttacctttttatagatgggcactatatttgcccttttccagtcttctggaatgtctcctgtcttccacaTGCTGAACCTCCTCTTTCACAAGCATCCTGTGCTCCTTCTCATGTCCTCAATTCACTTCTCCCCTCAAAAAAGTGAATTACAGGAGCTGGCTTCTTTGTGGAACTGTAACCTTACAAACATCTACTTGTCCCTGGTAACAGTCTCATTTTACAgttagggaaattgaggcagaacTATTGGGGCATGTCACCCTTAAGTTACAGTGCCTACTCATCGTATAGTTTTTTGATTAAAGGTAGATAAACCTGAGACAGGGCACTCCCTCTTACATATAAACAACTCAGCATACAAGGCTGAGAGGAAGCTTTGCTGGACAGGAGAACTTACCGAAAAAATAGAACAAGCTGGCGTtttaaaaaggtttatttaaaaatattttcttccactTGTCTGAGTAACCAACATTAATGGGTCCAACCATATCTATGAAAAGACCTCTTGTGAATCAAGGACTTTCATCTAATAACATGGACCAGTTTTTTGGGGGTGTGAGGAGAGGCTATGAAGTCTGCCTCAGTTACTGAAGCACCTCGTCTGTCAGCAAATTGCCTCATCTGTTAAATCAGGCTGTGGCTTTGTCTTTCATGGCAGCTTTATATTTGCCCGTCATCTCTTTAGGCAGCGGTACTAGACCAGGGCAGGGAACCTGGCcttcaatttcacacatacattCCCGCAGGTGATATTTTTTGGGTCCAAAGGTTGCAGGATGAGAGAGCTGCTTTTTCTCTTGCTCCTCTTTTTTTAGTGTTTCCCtagaagaggaaaaacaattaGCTATTAAGAAGGCTGGatttcttcctctcttccacctgccccccgctgcctaaaaagaatggtgatgcatttttttttatacacCAAGATTTCAAAGGGCAGCATCTCACACAGTAATGGCTGCTAGCAGCCAAACAACCTTTCCAGGACTGACTTGTAGAAAGAATTCCCATTCGCTTAGCTTGGGGCAGCTTTACTTTGTCAATGGCACATTTCTCTCAGCCACAGGGGGGAGATCAGGTCCCCTTTCTTCTAAACCaggggtatatcaactcatctagatatttgcctagttttacaagaggctacataaaaagcactagcgaagtgaGTACAAAcaaatttcatagacaatgatttgtttatactgctctgtatactataccctgaaatgtaagtacaatattaataaatattccaattgattttattatATGgttcaaaatgagaaagtaagcaattttccagtaatagtgtgctgtgacacttttgtatttttagctctgattttgtaagtttaagtgagatgaaacttgggggtacacaagacaaaccagactcttgaaaggggcaCAGCAGtcgggaaaggttgagaaccactgttctaaacctCCTGGTTTAAGAGGCCCTGTCCACTTTCAACCCATCAGGCAGTGCTGTGACATTACAGTTCTATCAGAGACGAGACAATGACTCCTCAGGTTGTGAAGTATGTTTACTTACTCGCTTTTACCCAAGATTTTTTTAACGTGCTCCACTatctctttgttgcttttatcTTCCACATCAACCAAGACTTGCTCACCACTATCTGTAGAGGAAAGAGGTACAGAATAGGTATCAACAGGTGACTACCCAGAAGTGTCTACCATTTCGTATTAGATGGAGTAAATATTTGAAGGCGTAACGCACCAGCAAGACAGTCACAAGCAGCACAACGTGCTACCTGCTCCTTGGTCAGTAACCTCACTTTTGTATGCAGCTCTCAAGGATGCAAGCTAAACTGTTAAAGGGGTCTTAGGGTGGGTGTTAGCAGGTAAAACTCAGTTCCCTGTAAACATTATTCCTTTATACGAtagggcagagctaggaacagagcccaggtcttccaagtcccaATCTAAtgcactatccactaggccacactgcctccctacaAATGGATCTCATGACCAGAAAGCCATGTGGGAAGCCACAACCCTAATCCATCAACCCCACATCTGGGCTAGTAAAAGAGAGCCACTGGAAGGCTTTACAGATGCAGCATATGTATGATGTGAGGTCCTTATTAAGATTACCCTTGTAGTAGACTGTTACTGTTCTGCAGTTATGGAACAAACCCCTACAGCTTAAAATAGCGACACTGAAGTGCTGTGAGCCGGGAACACTGTAGAGCTTCTTTTAAATATCAGCACAACGGGTGAGCCAGTGAGTCTGGAGCACCCACTAGTTATACAAGGTGCCTCAGGTCTTTGCTCTCTAGGACCTTTTAAAGGGTGAGATTGCAGTTACCCTATCATAAGACATCCTTGGCAGTGCCTGGATGTCTGACACCCCCTGAGAATCACAGTCAGTATAAGGTGGCTAGGGCACCCAGCAGCTTGTGGGAGAGGAGAATCTGCTCCGTTAATTTGGGTGGGGGGCCCCACGGGAAGGGGTGCCCAGCACTCCAAGATAAAGGCACTTACCTAAATAGAACCTTAGAAACGGCGAAGGGGTCATGTTCTTAAACATCACGATCTGGACCCAGGGGTTTTTGTACTGAATCTGAGGGATGTTGAAAAACACAAATTTTCTAGGGGGGAAAGAAAGCCAGAGGCTCTTTTAGCGAGCAGGTCAGCGTAAACACACACAGCCCTTCAGAGGCCGGTAGCAacatctgcccccaccccccagcacagacagtGCAATTCACAGCCAGAGCGCAGGGCCCCAGGgattggggaagagggggggggtaGGCTCTGAAGCCCCCCCACCGAGGCTGCACTCACCTGGTCCCCACCCCAGGGCGGGCTACCCGGCAGCCTCCTCTCCCCGCCGCTGCACTCACCTGGCCCCCTCGCTCAGCTGCCCCGCGGTGTTGTAGTTCACAGTCATCACCTTCACCGCGCTCTTGAGGACGATCTCCCCCTGGCTCAGGTACTGCAGGGTCCTGCGGATGGGGAACCGGCCCTTCATCGGCATAGCTGCAGCTGGCAGGGGGCTCCCTCGGGCACAGCCCGCACGCGGCGGGCCCGGCTGCTCAGCCCCGCAGCCCCCAACGCACGGGGGAAATAAGGCGGCTGGGCCcggcaggaagggagaggaaacacGTGCTCTCCACCCCTGCCGCAGAGCGCTACGGGAGACGTAGTTTCGCTGCCCCAGGCTAGGGAAGCGGGGCGAGGGGATTTGCAGGTGCAATGGTGGGAAGAGGAacagggtgtgcgtgtgtgtgaaagGAAATAATGCGGGGACCGGGCGatagggaggaaggaaggaagaagaaaagaattaGGGGGATGGTGAGTAGAGAGGGGGCAGCCCTAAGAGACGGCTGCAGTCTGAGTCACCTCCCTGGCTCTCCTATGCATCTGTTTGCTTAACGTAGTGACCGGGTAGTGCTTCTTAACTGTTTGTTGTAGGATTGATTCAGCTGCCTGTTCGTATTCACATTACCTCTCATCAGTATTGCTTAGGTCACCAGGTGGGGTTCCATTGAATTAACCCCAGGAGGAGTTGGTggccttaaaaataaatactgaaaaataaagcaTTATCCAGCCTGGTACATGGGCATCAGAGTTCCCCAGCTGCTAGAGTGAAGAGATTCCATGAGACTTCAGCTTTGTTTCttcgttttgttttttctctttttttaaaagcaagcttcTAGCCCTCTTGGGTGTgaataaaagcttgaaaatgaagTTTGTGCATTTAAGTgctcagaaatcagaaggcaaataaagagcctaaaatttactattttaaacaaATCTTGTTACTTTTGAACTGTTGGCaggactttttgtgtgtgtgcgtgcgcttgactcatgattttggaaaaGCTGGACTTGGCAATACTGATTTACTAGTATAGTTGTCAGGGTTCAGTAATTACTACAAGCAGTGGGTTGAAGAAAGGTGACTATAATCAGTGAAAACCACTGAAACATCAAGACCTTGTTTTAGAAGCCAACAGCGTAAATCAATGACAGCTTGTATGTCGTTATGCATGTATGTAGTTAACACTGAAATCAGGTTATGCATGTATGTAGTTAACACACTTGTTTATGGGGCGGTGATCTGTGATTAGAGCAGGATACTGGTAGTCAGGACTTGTGGGTTCAATTCTTCTCTCTGCTACTTACTAATTAGGTATATGAACTGTTGAAACCACAGCTACCCTGTGCCCATTTCTCTACTTGCTTGGGTTGTGATCTACTTGTTCATAACACACTTTGCAGTTATGTAGCACTTTTTGTCCAACCATTTTGAGGTATTACTAATGTCTAGTAGTTTAACAGTCAAAATTGGTGTGGAAAGGGGTTTAATTCAATGTTATTTACACAATATGACCTTGAGGATTGATACTCTGATCCAGGAGCATTTCCATAGTTGGGTGTGGGTTACTGTCGAATACACAAGCTCCCACCTTTGCCTGCAGTGACTGCGCTACCGCTATGATTACAAGCAGTTACATGCTATTACAGTATGTGTTCCCTTTGCATGGTTTAGAGTAACAGTAACTTTCCCAACTGAGGAGTATGTACTTCCTACTTCTACCCAGCACTGAGCATTAACCTTAGAAAACAGAGCTGGGAAAACCCTGCCATCAGGTGAAGTGCCAAGAGATTCCAGAGCCTGCAATTAGGGGAAAGCTGAAATGAACAAGTTTATTATGGGCTAAATGTGGCCAACAGTCTATTTCTAGCAAATTCCAACTGAAAGGGCATGATAGTGAGAACACCCTGACCTCTGCTCCCATTAACTTTATACTTGGGCCAGATAgttgaaaaattccagtttaacATGGGAAATTACGAGAACTTAGACCGTCAAGGGCTTTGGATAAAGAGACCAGCACCTTGAGTGTCCGCTGTATGGATTGCTAGTCAGTGAAGAGTTGAGCACAGAAGTTGTGAGCAGGACAAACAAGCAGGACTGTACATAAAGTGAGCAGTAGCAGTATTTTTCACAAGCTGAAGCTTCTGAGTTGCCCTCAGCGTAGCAGTCCAGCATTGAATAACAAAGATACAGATGACTGTGGCTAGATCTACCTTGGAAGAAAGGAAGCGATATCTTGGCCAGCATAAGACAGATGATGGGGTTTCTAGCTTCTGCTGCTATTTGGGTTTGTATAAACCGAATAAAGTCTGCAAGAATCACCTGAGATTGAGAACCATTTTATAAATGGCTGGGCAGATGCCTTCAACTAAGGAAGTGGTTATTGACTTCCCCAGGTCAATCAGCAATTCACAGACTGAGCCTGAACTAAAAACCTGCCTTTTATCCATGTCCCTAGCTTTGTCAGATActgaaaaagagaaaggaaacagcTCCATTGCCATATGAAGGAACAGATAAGGAGCTGAGGGTCCTCTGCATATTGATTACCCCACAGACCATAAGCACCTCACAACCTGCCTATGTCTGTCCTGCTATTTTTTGAAATGTTAGCATGAAAGATGTTATATAAAGTCAAATCCCTTTCTATATGTCAATAATGGTTATGAGCAACTGAATTTGCTATTAAGCTAATCCATTACGGACAAGTTGGTTTAGACTTAGaagaagaaagcagagaacaCTGATACGTACacaatattttgcaaatattagACTAATTCTCTGCTTACAATGTAAATAAGGCAAATACAAGACTTGGGATCACAGCACAGGAGAGGGAGGATGTAGAATTATTTCTGAGGAGATATAGCTTTAAGAGAGTTGGAAGAGAAATCTGAAGGAAAGAAAAGCCAGTTTGCAGCTGAAGTCAAGTACAGTGTCCCAGGCATACCATGACAGAAGGCATGCAGGTGAATGGGAAAGGATGAGATGATAGAGACAGGAGTAAGGGAAAACTAGAGAGAATTAAagagaaatgaaagctgagataaaTGTAAAATCAAGACTATGTAGGGCCTTGTAAATGAGGCTGAAGAGCTTGAATTTTATGTGAAGCCAAAGGAAAGATCAATGGAGGAGTTAACTTGGTTGGAGCAGGGGAATAGGGAAATTATTCTGGAAGCACTGAGACCACTCAGTAAAAAGTAATAATTAAGGCAAGAGATGGATCAGGTTTCAGACAAGGATGTAAGCAATGGTTATAGTACAAAAGGGGAGAAATTTGAATATATTAAAGAATATGTTGGCTCAGAATTTGTAAGGTGGACATAGATACCGTAGTATGAAAGCCAACATAGGCAGAAGTGACAGGAGTTAAAGAGATGGGAATTTGGAGAGAAGAGAGTCGAAGAGGGCACTGGGTATATGGATCAAGAGGAAAGTAAGGTTGCTGTTAAGTCTGAAAAAAATGACAGTTCTTGCTGTTTTCTATCATTCGGTTGTGTGTCCCCTTCATAATAATGTCCTATTGATGCAAAGTGGATTTTGAATACAGGCAAGAGTCcagattttgcatttcatttcttctttgCATTCATATGGCCACAAAAGGCTCAAAAGCAGCTTGTtgaatttctgttcttttttgAAATATCTGACATGAATACTTATTTTTGTTAGTGGCAAAACATACACCTCTGTCAAATATGAAGAATGAATTTTGTGCTCATAAAAGTGAGGGACCAATTTACTTGCAAGCCCAAGAAAAatcttggagtctttgtggatagttctctgaaaacatctgctcaatgtgcagcagcagtcaaaaagctaacgcaatattaggaatcattaacaaagggataggtaataaaacagaaaatatcataatgtcactatctGAATCCATGGTACACCAACACCTCGACTACTGCATGCATttctggtcgtcccatctcaaaaaaagatacattagaa
Proteins encoded in this region:
- the MRPS25 gene encoding 28S ribosomal protein S25, mitochondrial; amino-acid sequence: MPMKGRFPIRRTLQYLSQGEIVLKSAVKVMTVNYNTAGQLSEGARKFVFFNIPQIQYKNPWVQIVMFKNMTPSPFLRFYLDSGEQVLVDVEDKSNKEIVEHVKKILGKSEETLKKEEQEKKQLSHPATFGPKKYHLRECMCEIEGQVPCPGLVPLPKEMTGKYKAAMKDKATA